GACGGGGTGGGCCGGGGGTTCAGTGCGGCGCTGGGCGGTGAACAGCAGGATGCCGACCACCAGGAAGACCCCGGCGAGCAGCAGGCCGGACTCGGGGAAGAGCGAGGTGGCCAGGGTGGCGGCCAGGATCGGGCCGATGATGAAGCAGATCTCGTCCGCGACGGCCTCGAAGGAGTACGCGGTGTGCAGCTTGGGCGGCGCGTCCCGGTAGAGGTGGGCCCAGCGGGCCCGGACCATGGAGCCGGTGCTGGGCATGGTGCCCATGCCGACGGCGAAGACGAACAGCGTCCAGTCCGGGAAGCCGTAGTGCGCGCCGAGCAGCAGCCCGGCGGCGGCGAGCACGGTGACGCCGGCGGCGGGGAGGGCGACGCGGCGCTGGCCGTACCGGTCGACCAGGCGGGAGATCCGCGGGCCGAGGACCGCGGCGGAGACGGCGAGGACGGCGGAGAGCAGGCTGCCCAGCCAGTAGGAGTCCTTGATCCGGCCGAGCATCGTGACGATGCCGATCCCGGTCATGGAGATCGGCAGGCGGGCGATCAGCCCGGTGAAGGAGAAGGCCAGGGAACCGGGGGCGGCGAAGATCTGGCGGTAGCTGGACAGCACGGGGGGTGGCTCCGTCGGAGGTCGGATGGGGGTAAGACGCAACCATCGGTAATGCGCGACCGTCGCCCACACAGCTTACGAAGCGTGGTCGAACCTCTGCATCCGGGTGGTTCGCGGACATCCCGGACCTCAGCCCCCGCGCACCGGCCCGGTCGCGCCCGTGCACCGGCCGGGCCGCGCCCGTGCACCGGCCGGGCCGTCACGAGTGGCAGGATCGGAGCCATGTCCGACACGCGCATCCCGAGCCCCACCGACCCCGCGCCGTACGACGCGCTGCTGCTGCTCTCCTTCGGCGGGCCGGAGGGTCCCGAGGACGTGGTGCCCTTCCTGGAGAACGTCACCCGCGGGCGGGGCATCCCCAAGGAGCGGCTGGCCGAGGTCGGCAAGCACTACTTCCTGTTCGGCGGGGTCAGCCCGATCAACGAGCAGAACCGGGACCTGCTGGCCGCGCTGCGCAAGGACTTCGCCGACCACGGCCTGGACCTGCCGGTGTACTGGGGCAACCGGAACTGGGCCCCGTACCTGGTCGACGCCCTGCGGGAGATCGCCGACGACGGGCACCGCCGGGTGCTGGTGCTGGCCACCAGCGCCTACGCCGGGTACTCGGGCTGCCGGCAGTACCGGGAGAACCTGGCCGACGCGCTGGCGCGGCTGGCCGCCGAGGGCCGGCCGGAGCTGACCGTGGACAAGTTGCGGCACTTCTACAACCACCCCGGCTTCGTCGAGCCGATGGTCGACGCCACCCTGGCCGCGCTCGCCGAACTCCCGGAAGCGGTCCGGGACGGCGCCCGGCTGGCGTTCACCACGCACTCGATCCCGACCGCGATGGCCGAGACCTCCGGCGCCCCCGACGACCCGGCCCGCGGCACCCCCGGCGGCGCGTACGTCGCCCAGCACCTGGAGGTGGCCCGGCTGGTCGCCGCCGCGGTGGCCGGGCGCACCGGCGTCGCCGACCGGCCCTGGCAGCTGGTGTACCAGAGCCGCTCCGGCGCCCCGCACACCCCGTGGCTGGAGCCCGACGTCTGCGACCACCTGGCGGCGGAGCACGCGGACGGCGCCGCGGCCGTGGTGATGGTGCCGATCGGCTTCGTCTCCGACCACATGGAGGTCAAGTACGACCTGGACACCGAGGCGGTGGCGAAGGCCGCCGAGCTCGGCCTGCCGATCGCCCGGACCGCCACCGTCGGGGCCGACCCGCGGTTCGCCGCCGCCGTCCGGGACCTGGTGCTGGAGCGGGCCGCCGTCCGGCGCGGCGAGCCGGTCACCCGGTGCGCGCTGGGCGCGCTCGGCCCCAGCCACGACGTGTGCGCCACCGCCTGCTGCCCCAACCCGCGCGCCCCCCGGCCCGCCGCCGCCGAAGCCTGAGCGCCCGAGCGCGAGCACCGAAGCGCCGGCACCGAAGCGCGACGCCCGGGCACCGACGCCCGGGCACCGAAGCCCGAAGTCCGAGACCCGGAGGACCGAGACCAGTGATCGACGACCTGCTGCAGGAGTTGCTCGCCACCGCGCTGGAGGCGGCCACCCGGGCCGGCGAGCTGCTGCGCGACGGGCGGCCCGCCGACCTCGGGGTGGCCGCCACCAAGAGCAGTCCGGTGGACGTGGTGACCGAGATGGACCTGGCCTCCGAGAAGCTGGTGCTGGAGCTGATCTCCGCCCGCCGCCCGGACGACGGCTACCTCGGCGAGGAGGGCGCCGACCACCCCGGCACCAGCGGGGTGCGCTGGGTGGTCGACCCGCTCGACGGCACTGTCAACTACCTGTACGGGCTGCCCTCCTGGGCGGTCAGCGTGGCCGCCGAGCTGGACGGCGAGGCGGTGGTGGGCGTGGTCTTCGTCCCGGCCCGGAACGAGCTGTTCCAGGCGGTGCGCGGCGGCGGCGCCCACCTGGACGGCCGCCGGCTGGCCGTCCGCCCGGCCCCGGCGTGGGGCGGGGCGCTGGTGGCGACCGGCTTCGGCTACCTGCGCGAGCGGCGGGTGCACCAGGCCGAGGTGCTGCACGCGCTGATGGGCGAGGTGCGCGACGTCCGCCGGGGCGGCGCCGCCGCCGTCGACCTGTGCGACCTGGCGGCCGGCCGGTTCGACGGCTACTACGAGCGCGGCCTGGCCCCCTGGGACCGGGCGGCCGGCCTGCTGATCGCCGCGGAGGCGGGCGCGCTCACCGGCTCCCGCCCCGGCCTGCCCGCGGACGGCGAGCTGACCGTCGCCGCCCCGCCCGGCGTGTTCGAACCGCTGCAGGCCCGGCTGGAGGAACTCGGCGCCTGGCACGACTGATCCGCCGCGCGGCGGGCAGACGCGAAGCGCCCCGGACCGGTGAACCGGGCCGGGGCGCTGGTCGGACGGGGCCGCACCTGGCGGTACGGGAAGGGGAACGGTCAGGCGGCGGAGCGGTGCGTGCCGAGGACCGGGTCCACGCCGTGTTCGGTGGCGAGGCGCTGGAGGTCCTCCAGCTCGGACTGCTCGACCTCGGCCAGGAACTCGTCCCCGGACTCGATCGCGCGGTGCAGATCCTGCTCGGCGTTCTTGATCCGCTGAAGGATTCCGGCGGTGAAGGCGTCCATACGGGCCCCCTTTGCTGTGTCGACGGGCACGGTCCGAGCAGCCCCCCGGCGCGGAACCGGACAAACCCCGGTCGGGCCCCCTGGACCGGACGCGGGTTCCGGTCGGGTGCTCGGGCGGCGCAGGGGCCGCGACCCGGTGGTTTTCCGTCCCAGGCCGGTGCGGATGGGGCACTCGGCGGGTGGTGGTGGCCGCGACGCGCCACAGGACGGCATCACGGTGTGCACGTGTCCTCCCCACCCCCCGGCCATGGAAACCTCCAACTCTCGGGAAAGTTGCCCGAGTCACAGTCCAAACAGGCGGGCACCGCTCCGCTTTCGCGGACGGCGCACCGGACTTACGACTGCTTTACCGCGCGACCAGGCAGGATGGAGGCACCGTCGGATCCGCCTGCCCGGGTCCGCGCCCGGCGCCTCACGGCCCGCACGGGCGAGCACGGCCAGGGCCGCTCCAGCAGAAGGGACAACCACCGTGCGGGTACTCGTCGTCGAGGACGAGCAGCTGCTCGCCGAGGCCGTCGCCACCGGCCTGCGCCGGGAGGCCATGGCGGTCGACGTCGTCTACGACGGGGAGGCCGCCCTGCAGCGGATCGCCGTGAACGACTACGACGTGGTGGTGCTCGACCGGGACCTCCCGCTGGTGCACGGCGACGACGTGTGCCGCCGGGTGGTCGAACAGGGCCTGGCCACCCGGGTGATCATGCTCACCGCCTCCGGCGACATCAGCGACCGGGTCGAGGGACTGGAGATCGGCGCCGACGACTACCTCCCCAAGCCGTTCGCCTTCAGCGAACTCGTCGCCCGGGTAAGGGCGCTGGGCCGCCGGGCCACCGTCCCGCTGCCCCCCGTGCTGGAGCGCTCCGGGATCAGCCTCGACCCCGGCCGCCGCGAGGTGATCCGGGACGGCAAGCCGGTCCAGCTCGCGCCCAAGGAGTTCGCCGTGCTGGAGGTCCTGATGCGGGCCGGCGGCGCCGTGGTCTCCGCCGAGCAGCTGCTGGAGAAGGCCTGGGACGAGCACACCGACCCGTTCACCAACGTGGTCCGGGTCACCGTGATGACCCTGCGCCGCAAGCTCGGGGACCCGCCGGTGATCGTCACCGTGCCCGGCTCCGGCTACCGGGTGTGACCCGCACCCCCGAACCGTCCACCGTCTGAGAGGACTTCCGGCCATGACCACCCCGCCACTCCCCGGCGGGGCCCCCGGCACGCCCGCCCCGGGTCCGCACCAGGTGCCCCCGCGACCGTCGCACCCCCCGCGCCGCCCCGACCGCGACCGCGCCGACGACACCTACCACCCCGGCGACGGCCTGTTCGCCTGGCTGTCGCTGCGCCCCACCATCCGCATCCGGCTCACCCTGCTGTACGGCGGGATGTTCCTGATGGCGGGGGTGGTCCTGCTGCTGCTGATGTACTACTTCGTCCGCTCGGCCTTCGACCAGGCCCAGCTGCCGCACCTGACACTCGGCAACAACATCGCGGTCACCCTCAACGGCCAGGAGATCCGGGACCAGGCCACCCTGGACCGGGCGATGGCCGCCCTCCAGGAGGTCAACAGCAGCCAGGCGCTCTCCACCCTGCTGCGCCGGGCGCTGACCGCCCTGGTCTTCCTGGCCGCGATCGCCTTCGCGGTCGGCTACGCGATGGCCGGCCGGGTGCTCCACCCGCTCGGCCGGATCACCCGCACCGCCCGCGAGGTGGCCGGCAGCGACCTGCACCGCCGGATCGACCTGGACGGCCCGGACGACGAGCTCAAGGAGCTCGCCGACACCTTCGACGAGATGCTGGAGCGCCTCGACCGGGCCTTCGACTCGCAGCGCCGCTTCGTCGCCAACGCCTCGCACGAGCTGCGCACCCCGCTGGCGATCAACCGCACCCTGCTGGAGGTCCAGCTGGCCGACCCGGAGGCCTCGCCCGACCTCCAGCAGCTCGGCAAGACCCTGCTGGCCACCAACGAGCGCAGCGAGCAGCTGGTCGAGGGCCTGCTGCTGCTGGCCCGCAGCGAGAACGAGCTCACCGAGCGGCGCCCGGTCGACCTGGCCGAGGTCGCCCAGCGGGCCATGGAGCAGACCCGGGCCGAGGCGGCCAACCGCGAGGTGGAGCTGCGCGCCGAGCTGGCGCCCGCCCCCGCGCACGGCAACGGCGTGCTGCTGGAGCGGATCGCGCTCAACCTGCTGCAGAACGGCACCCGGTACAACACGCCCGGCGGCTGGGTGGAGATCACCACCTCGGCCGTCCGCGGCGGGGGCGGCGAGCTGGTGGTCAGCAACACCGGCCCGGTGGTGCCCGGCTACGAGCTGGAGCACATCTTCGAGCCGTTCCGCCGCCTCCGGGGCACCGACCGCACCCGCAGCGACAAGGGCGTCGGACTCGGCCTGTCCATCGTCCGCTCCGTGGTGCGCGCCCACGGAGGGGCCATCGAGGTCACTGCCCGCCCCGGAGGCGGCCTGCGGGTCCAGGTCCGCATCCCGTAGCCGCCGGCCCGCCCCGGGCCCGCCGGTGCCCCCTCCGGGCGCTCCGGCCGCCCCCTCCCCGCCGGACCCGTCCCAGCCGCCCCCGCCCAGCCGTGTCGGAACGACATAAGTGCTGGACAGGGGCGGCTTGTCATTTGCCGCCGCGACAACTTACGGTGTCGTAACCTACGCAGCCGTAGGTCAGCCCGTCCCCTCCGCAGGAGCAACGCCGTGACCATCGCCCCCGTGCAGCGCACCGCCACGAACGCTTGGACCGACGCCAGGCTGATCCTCGCGCTCGAGGAGGTCGTGGAGACCGAGCTCAACCGCCACCTCAAGGTGGCCAAGGAGTGGATGCCGCACGAGTACGTGCCGTGGAGCCGGGGGCGGGACTTCGACGGCGTGCTCGGCGGCGAGGCGTGGTCGCTCGACCAGTCCCGGGTCACCCCGCTGGCCCGGGTCTCCCTGGTGGTCAACCTGCTCACCGAGGACAACCTGCCGAGCTACCACCACGAGATCGCCAGCATGTTCGGCCGCGAGGGCGCCTGGGGCACCTGGGTGCACCGCTGGACCGCCGAGGAGGGCCGGCACGGGATAGCGATCCGCGACTACCTGCTGGCCACCCGCGCCGTCGACCCGGTCGAGCTGGAGCGGGCCCGGATGGCGCACATGTCCGAGGGCTTCGAGTCGGACAACGCGCACAGCATGCTGCAGTCCGTCGCCTACGTCGCCTTCCAGGAGCTGGCCACCCGGATCGCCCACCGCAACACCGGCCACCACTCCGGCGACCCGCTCTGCGACCAGCTGCTGGCCAAGATCGCCAACGACGAGAACCTGCACATGGTCTTCTACCGGAACCTGCTCAAGGCCGCCCTGGAGATCGCCCCCGACCAGACCATGCGGGCCATCGCCGACGTGGTGATCAACTTCCGGATGCCCGGCCACGGCATGCCCGGCTTCGAGCGCTCCGCCGCCCAGATCGCCATCGGCAACGTCTACAACCTGCGCATCCACCACGACGACGTGCTGCAGCCCGTGCTGCGCCACCTGAAGGTCATGGAGACCACCGGCCTCGGCCCGGTCGGCCAGCACGCCCAGGGCGAGCTGGGGGCCTTCCTGGCGGGCCTGGACGACCAGGCCACCCGCTTCGACGAGCGCCAGGCCGCGATGCTCGCCCGCCGCGCCGCCGCGGCCGCCGCCCGGGCCTGAGCGGCGGCCCGGGAGCTACCGGTCGGTATGCGGACAATTCGGCCGCGCGAACCTCGGCCGAAAGGCCCGCTTTGGCGGCAAACGCCCGCTGTCGCGCCCAATGTGACGAACCTCACACCTGTCCGGAAGGCGTACCCGCCTCCCTCGATGGTGTGATCACTCGTTCGGGTGGGCCGGTAGCGCTCGGTCACCGACCGGCCCGGCCGAAGCCCGTCCGGCCGGGCACCAAAAACCTTCCCCGGTCGCCCAGTTGCCGCCCCCGACGGCCCCGGACGATCACCGACCGTGATGATCGGTGAGTTCCGGTCCGAACCGATTCACCCGTACGGTGGACGGTGTTCGGACCCTGTTCGGTCACCCCGACGGGCCCCTGTCCGGATGTCGATTGAGTAACAGGGCTTGAAGTAAGGCACAATCTCGGCCTCGGGTCGGGCACAAGACCGGCCCCCCAGGCGTTACGTGCGCTGGAGATACCGCACACACCCAAAGGGGGAGAGCGAAAACTATGGCAACGGACTACGACACCCCACGCAAGACCGATGACGACCTCAACGAGGACAGCATCGAGGAACTCAAGGCCCGCCGGAACGAGAAGGCGTCCAGCTCGGTCGACGTCGACGAGTACGACGCCAACGAGGGGCTGGAGCTTCCGGGCGCCGACCTCTCGAACGAGGAGCTCTCGGTCCGAGTGCTGCCCCGACAGGCCGACGAGTTCACCTGCATGAGCTGCTTCCTGGTGCACCACCGGAGCCAGCTCTACAGCGAGAAGAACGGCCAGCCGATCTGCCGGGACTGCGGAGCCTGAAAACGGCGCGGCACTGGCCCGGGCGGGCGGTACCCCTCCGCCGGCCCGGTACGCCGCCCCGTCCGGCCTTGAGCAGCAGGGCCGGAGGCAGTAGCAGCGATCGCCCCGAGCGGTCGCACCCGGCAGGGCGCCCCACCGCGCTCCCGCCCCGCAGGGCTCGCAGACAGACCGAAAGGGACGGTCCCACCCACCGGGTGGGACCGTCCCTTTCGCATCCACCACCGCCCGCCGGCGGACGGCCCTCAGTGCTCCCGCGCGGCGCCCCGCCCGTCCGACGCGCCCCGCCCGTCCGACGCGGCGGCCAGCGCGTCCGCCAGCTTCTGCGGCGACCGGGTCGACAGGTACAGGTACGGGGTCGGGTCCGCCGGATCGGTCACCTCGACCTTCAGCGCCGTCGGCACGTAGCTGCGCAGCAGCATGAACGCCCGCGGATCGGCCTTCACCGACCGCCAGGCCACCGCCTCCTTCGGGTTCAGCACCTCGGCCGCGCCCAGCGCACCCACCGGGATCCGGGCCTGCCCGGCCACCAGCGACCCCTGCACCACCCGGATTCGCGCCGACCCGTAGCCGCTCAGCGCCGCCGCCCCCGCGACCACCCCCACCACCAGCCCGACCAGCGCGCCCACCCCGCTGAAACGGAGCAGGATCAGCGCGAGCGACAGCCCGAGCGCCACGGACAGCAGCCACCAGGACCGCGGGACGGTGAGACGTTCCTCGTACATGCCCCCCATTGTGGGCGCTCCGCACACCGCGCCCACCCCCGGGGCCCCGCCGCCGCACCTGTCCCGGAAAACTACCGACAGGTAGGGTCGGCGCCGTGAACGGACCCACCACCCCCACCACCCCGCCCGCGGACGCCGTCCTCCCCGACCGCTCCCCGCTGGCCCCCGCACCCGGCACCCTCATCGGCTCCCACTACGACGAGTGCTTCGGCTGCGGCCCGCACCACCCCCAGGGCCTCCAACTCACCGCCGTCGCCGGCGAACACCTCGACGTCACGGCGCAGTTCACCGTCAAGCCGGCCCACCAGGGCGGCCCCGGCCTGGCCCACGGCGGCGTCCTGGTCAGCGCCATGGACGAGACCCTCGGCACGCTCAACTGGCTGCTCGGCGCCCCCGCCGTCACCGGCCGCCTGGAGACCGACTTCGTCCGCCCCGTCCCGGTCGACTCGGTGCTGCACATCCACGCCCGGGTGACCGGCGTGCACGGCCGCAAGGTCTACAGCGCCGCCGAGGGCCGCATCGGCGCCCCCGACGGACCGGTCGCCATCCGGGCACAGGCCCTCTTCGTCCAGGTGAAGCTGGAACACTTCACCACGCACGGTCGTCCAGAGGACGTGCAGAAGATCCTGGACGACCCGGACCAGATCAAGCGCGCCCGAGCCTTCGAGGTGAACCCGTGACCGACCCCGTCCGCCCGCCCGTCGACATCCTGATCCGCCGGCTCGACCCGGAGATCCCGCTCCCCGCCTACGAGCACCCGGGCGACGCCGGAGCCGACCTGCGCACCACCGTCGACGCCGAACTCGCCCCCGGCGAACGGGCGCTGCTCCCCACCGGCCTCTCCATCGCGCTACCGGACGGTTACGCGGCGTTCGTGCACCCGCGGTCCGGCCTCGCGGCCCGCTGCGGAGTTGCACTGGTGAACGCCCCGGGGACGGTCGATGCCGGGTACCGTGGTGAGATCAAGGTGATCGTCGTCAACCTGGACCCACGGGAGCCCGTCAGCTTCAAGCGGGGCGACCGGATCGCCCAGCTGGTCATCCAGCAGGTCGAGAAGGCCCGCTTCCACGAGGTGGGTGAACTCCCGGGTTCGGTCCGGGCCGAAGGCGGGTTCGGCTCGACCGGCGGCCACGCCGCGGTCTAGCATGCGCCGCGGTCTCGGTTCCGCCGAGCGAGCACGACGAGCGGGTGGAAGCGGTGCGATCGGCGATCGCAGCGCTCTTCGGCCGGTCCGATGGGTAGCAGGTAGCAGATATTCGCGTTCGGTCTTGGATTCGGTCTTGGACCGGGAAGGACAGTGACCGTGTTCCGTCGTCGCAAGAGCGAGGACGCTGTCGAGCAGCTCGCCGAGGACGCCATCAGCGCCGACGAGACGGCCGATGACGTCGAGGGTTCCGTCGAGAGCGAGAACGACACCGAACCGGACCCGGTCGACCGGGTCGGTCTCCCGCCGGCCCCGCGCCCGGACGGGCCGTGGGACGTCTCCGAGCTGGAGAAGCCCGAAGAGGGCCGCGTCGACCTCGGGGGCCTGCTGATCCCCGGCGTCGAGGGCATGGAACTGCGGGTCGAGGTCGCCGGTGACGCGATCGTCGCCGCCACCCTCGTGCTGGGCAACAGCGCCGTCCAGCTCCAGGCGTTCGCCGCCCCCAAGTCGGAGGGCATCTGGGGCGAGGTCCGCGAGGAGATCGCCAACGGCATCACCGGCCAGGGCGGCGTCGTCGAGGAGGAGGAGGGCCCGCTCGGCTGGCACCTCCGCGCCCAGGTCCCCGTCCAACTCCCGGACGGCACCCAGGGCGTCCAGCTGGTCCGCTTCGTCGGCTGCGACGGCCCCCGCTGGTTCCTCCGCGGCGTGATCTCCGGCCAGGCGGCCGTCCAGCCCGAGATGGCCGGCCTGCTCGAAGAGGTCTTCCGCCAGACCGTCGTAGTCCGCGGCGAGGCCCCCATGGCCCCCCGCGACCCGATCGTCCTCAAGCTCCCCGAGGACGCCCAGATGGTCGCGGACGGCGCCGCCGCCGCCCCCACCGAGCCCGACTCGCCCTACGCGGGCGGCTCGATCGACCCCTTCTCGCGCGGCCCCGAGATCACCGAGGTCCACTGACCTTCCGGACGCCCCGCGTCCTCTTCCGCCCCCGTGCCACCCGGCCCGGGGGCGGATTTGCTTTGCGACCGCCGCTGCCCGTACAGTTCCGGAGTCGCGCCGAGAGGGGCGAACGAAAGCGAGTTCGAGGAAACACCGGTGAAACGGTGGCGAAAACCTCTGATAAGCTGGGAACACGAAAGAACGAAGCGCCCGGAGATGCGGTCGGAAGGCCGGTCGAAGGAAGCGTCCGTTCCTTGAGAACTCAACAGCGTGCCAAAAGTCAACGCCAGATATGTTGACATCCCCGGCCTCGACTCTGTTCGGGGTTGGAGATTCCTTTTGAAGTAAAACACTAGCGAGGACGCAGTGCGCGGGGCCGCCCTATTCCGGTGGTTGCCGTGCCGCTCTTTCGTGGAAGCATTCACGGAGAGTTTGATCCTGGCTCAGGACGAACGCTGGCGGCGTGCTTAACACATGCAAGTCGAACGGTGAAGCCCTTCGGGGTGGATCAGTGGCGAACGGGTGAGTAACACGTGGGGAATCTGCCCTGAACTCTGGGACAAGCCTTGGAAACGAGGTCTAATACCGGATACGACCTTCTCCTGCATGGGGGTTGGTGGAAAGCTCCGGCGGTTCAGGATGATCCCGCGGCCTATCAGCTTGTTGGTGGGGTAATGGCCTACCAAGGCGACGACGGGTAGCCGGCCTGAGAGGGCGACCGGCCACACTGGGACTGAGACACGGCCCAGACTCCTACGGGAGGCAGCAGTGGGGAATATTGCACAATGGGCGGAAGCCTGATGCAGCGACGCCGCGTGAGGGATGACGGCCTTCGGGTTGTAAACCTCTTTCAGCAGGGAAGAAGCGCAAGTGACGGTACCTGCAGAAGAAGCACCGGCTAACTACGTGCCAGCAGCCGCGGTAATACGTAGGGTGCGAGCGTTGTCCGGAATTATTGGGCGTAAAGAGCTCGTAGGCGGCCTGTCGCGTCGGATGTGAAAGCCCGGGGCTTAACCCCGGGTCTGCATTCGATACGGGCAGGCTGGAGTGTGGTAGGGGAGATCGGAATTCCTGGTGTAGCGGTGAAATGCGCAGATATCAGGAGGAACACCGGTGGCGAAGGCGGATCTCTGGGCCATTACTGACGCTGAGGAGCGAAAGCGTGGGGAGCGAACAGGATTAGATACCCTGGTAGTCCACGCCGTAAACGTTGGGAACTAGGTGTTGGCGACATTCCACGTCGTCGGTGCCGCAGCTAACGCATTAAGTTCCCCGCCTGGGGAGTACGGCCGCAAGGCTAAAACTCAAAGGAATTGACGGGGGCCCGCACAAGCAGCGGAGCATGTGGCTTAATTCGACGCAACGCGAAGAACCTTACCAAGGCTTGACATACGCCGGAAACGTCCAGAGATGGGCGCCCCCTTGTGGTCGGTGTACAGGTGGTGCATGGTTGTCGTCAGCTCGTGTCGTGAGATGTTGGGTTAAGTCCCGCAACGAGCGCAACCCTTGTTCTGTGTTGCCAGCGAGTAATGTCGGGGACTCACAGGAGACTGCCGGGGTCAACTCGGAGGAAGGTGGGGACGACGTCAAATCATCATGCCCCTTATGTCTTGGGCTGCACACGTGCTACAATGGCCGGTACAAAGGGCTGCGATGCCGCGAGGCGGAGCGAATCCCAAAAAGCCGGTCTCAGTTCGGATTGGGGTCTGCAACTCGACCCCATGAAGTTGGAGTTGCTAGTAATCGCAGATCAGCATGCTGCGGTGAATACGTTCCCGGGCCTTGTACACACCGCCCGTCACGTCACGAAAGTCGGTAACACCCGAAGCCGGTGGCCTAACCCGTAAGGGGAGGAGCCGTCGAAGGTGGGACCAGCGATTGGGACGAAGTCGTAACAAGGTAGCCGTACCGGAAGGTGCGGCTGGATCACCTCCTTTCTAAGGAGCACATAGCCGCTTGCGAGCGCATGTCTCGCACGGTTGCTCATGGGTGGAACGTTGACTATTCGGCACACGCGGTGATGGACCGCCAGTACTGCCCTCTCGGGGGTGTGGAACGCGGCTCCGGTTCATCGGGTGTGTCGGGCACGTTGTTGGGTCCTGAGGGAACGGCTTGCCGTTGTCTCATGGATGCCGGCCTCAGGCGAGGCCACCTGTGAGGGTGGTCTGGTGTGGGTGTCTGGTCGTTGTTTGAGAACTGCACAGTGGACGCGAGCATCTGTGGCCAAGTTTTTAAGGGCGCACGGTGGATGCCTTGGCACCAGGAACCGATGAAGGACGTGGGAGGCCGCGATAGGCCCCGGGGAGCTGTCAACCGAGCTTTGATCCGGGGGTGTCCGAATGGGGAAACCCGGCAGTCGTCATGGGCTGTCACCCATACCTGAACACATAGGGTATGTGGAGGGAACGCGGGGAAGTGAAACATCTCAGTACCCGCAGGAAGAGAAAACAACCGTGATTCCGGGAGTAGTGGCGAGCGAAACCGGATGAGGCTAAACCGTTGTGGTGTGAGACCCGGCAGGGGTTGCCAGAGCGGGGTTGTGGGAGTGAGCTTGATCGGTCTGCCGGCCGGTCGGCGAGTCAGAAACCGTTGGTGTAGTCGAAGGACATGCGAAAGGTCCGGCGTAGAGGGTAAGACCCCCGTAGACGAAACATCAGCGGCTTGCTTGCTCATTTCCCAAGTAGCACGGGGCCCGAGAAATCCCGTGTGAATCTGGCGGGACCACCCGCTAAGCCTAAATATTCCCTGGTGACCGATAGCGGATAGTACCGTGAGGGAATGGTGAAAAGTACCGCGGGAGCGGAGTGAAATAGTACCTGAAACCGTGTGCCTACAAGCCGTGGGGGCAGTCCTTCGGGGCTGTGACTGCGTGCCTTTTGAAGAATGAGCCTGCGAGTTTGCGGTGTGTAGCGAGGTTAACCCGTGTGGGGTAGCCGTAGCGAAAGCGAGTCCGAATAGGGCGCCTATAGTTGCATGCCCAAGACCCGAAGCGGAGTGATCTAGCCATGGGCAGGTTGAAGCGCGGGTAAGACCGTGTGGAGGACCGAACCCACCAGGGTTGAAAACCTGGGGGATGACCTGTGGTTAGGGGTGAAAGGCCAATCAAACTCCGTGATAGCTGGTTCTCCCCGAAATGCATTTAGGTGCAGCGTCGCGTGTTTCTTGCCGGAGGTAGAGCACTGGATAGGCGATGGGCCTTACCGGGTTACTGACCTTAGCCAAACTCCGAATGCCGGTAAGTGAGAGCGCGGCAGTGAGACTGTGGGGGATAAGCTCCATGGTCGAGAGGGAAACAGCCCAGAACACCGACTAAGGTCCCTAAGCGTGTGCTAAGTGGGAAAGGATGTGGAGTCGCAGAGACAACCAGGAGGTTGGCTTAGAAG
This is a stretch of genomic DNA from Kitasatospora fiedleri. It encodes these proteins:
- a CDS encoding ferrochelatase — encoded protein: MSDTRIPSPTDPAPYDALLLLSFGGPEGPEDVVPFLENVTRGRGIPKERLAEVGKHYFLFGGVSPINEQNRDLLAALRKDFADHGLDLPVYWGNRNWAPYLVDALREIADDGHRRVLVLATSAYAGYSGCRQYRENLADALARLAAEGRPELTVDKLRHFYNHPGFVEPMVDATLAALAELPEAVRDGARLAFTTHSIPTAMAETSGAPDDPARGTPGGAYVAQHLEVARLVAAAVAGRTGVADRPWQLVYQSRSGAPHTPWLEPDVCDHLAAEHADGAAAVVMVPIGFVSDHMEVKYDLDTEAVAKAAELGLPIARTATVGADPRFAAAVRDLVLERAAVRRGEPVTRCALGALGPSHDVCATACCPNPRAPRPAAAEA
- a CDS encoding inositol monophosphatase family protein, coding for MIDDLLQELLATALEAATRAGELLRDGRPADLGVAATKSSPVDVVTEMDLASEKLVLELISARRPDDGYLGEEGADHPGTSGVRWVVDPLDGTVNYLYGLPSWAVSVAAELDGEAVVGVVFVPARNELFQAVRGGGAHLDGRRLAVRPAPAWGGALVATGFGYLRERRVHQAEVLHALMGEVRDVRRGGAAAVDLCDLAAGRFDGYYERGLAPWDRAAGLLIAAEAGALTGSRPGLPADGELTVAAPPGVFEPLQARLEELGAWHD
- a CDS encoding response regulator transcription factor, which translates into the protein MRVLVVEDEQLLAEAVATGLRREAMAVDVVYDGEAALQRIAVNDYDVVVLDRDLPLVHGDDVCRRVVEQGLATRVIMLTASGDISDRVEGLEIGADDYLPKPFAFSELVARVRALGRRATVPLPPVLERSGISLDPGRREVIRDGKPVQLAPKEFAVLEVLMRAGGAVVSAEQLLEKAWDEHTDPFTNVVRVTVMTLRRKLGDPPVIVTVPGSGYRV
- a CDS encoding sensor histidine kinase, translating into MTTPPLPGGAPGTPAPGPHQVPPRPSHPPRRPDRDRADDTYHPGDGLFAWLSLRPTIRIRLTLLYGGMFLMAGVVLLLLMYYFVRSAFDQAQLPHLTLGNNIAVTLNGQEIRDQATLDRAMAALQEVNSSQALSTLLRRALTALVFLAAIAFAVGYAMAGRVLHPLGRITRTAREVAGSDLHRRIDLDGPDDELKELADTFDEMLERLDRAFDSQRRFVANASHELRTPLAINRTLLEVQLADPEASPDLQQLGKTLLATNERSEQLVEGLLLLARSENELTERRPVDLAEVAQRAMEQTRAEAANREVELRAELAPAPAHGNGVLLERIALNLLQNGTRYNTPGGWVEITTSAVRGGGGELVVSNTGPVVPGYELEHIFEPFRRLRGTDRTRSDKGVGLGLSIVRSVVRAHGGAIEVTARPGGGLRVQVRIP
- a CDS encoding acyl-ACP desaturase, whose amino-acid sequence is MTIAPVQRTATNAWTDARLILALEEVVETELNRHLKVAKEWMPHEYVPWSRGRDFDGVLGGEAWSLDQSRVTPLARVSLVVNLLTEDNLPSYHHEIASMFGREGAWGTWVHRWTAEEGRHGIAIRDYLLATRAVDPVELERARMAHMSEGFESDNAHSMLQSVAYVAFQELATRIAHRNTGHHSGDPLCDQLLAKIANDENLHMVFYRNLLKAALEIAPDQTMRAIADVVINFRMPGHGMPGFERSAAQIAIGNVYNLRIHHDDVLQPVLRHLKVMETTGLGPVGQHAQGELGAFLAGLDDQATRFDERQAAMLARRAAAAAARA
- a CDS encoding DUF4193 domain-containing protein, producing the protein MATDYDTPRKTDDDLNEDSIEELKARRNEKASSSVDVDEYDANEGLELPGADLSNEELSVRVLPRQADEFTCMSCFLVHHRSQLYSEKNGQPICRDCGA
- a CDS encoding DUF3093 domain-containing protein, which produces MYEERLTVPRSWWLLSVALGLSLALILLRFSGVGALVGLVVGVVAGAAALSGYGSARIRVVQGSLVAGQARIPVGALGAAEVLNPKEAVAWRSVKADPRAFMLLRSYVPTALKVEVTDPADPTPYLYLSTRSPQKLADALAAASDGRGASDGRGAAREH